In Streptomyces rapamycinicus NRRL 5491, the genomic stretch CCCGGTCCGGCTATGTCTACGAGGTGGTACCGAAGAGCGAGGTCGAGGAGCTCGTCCTCGAAGAGGTGCCGGACATCGACTACAACAAGATCGGCGGTCTGGGAAACCAGATCGAGCTGATCCGCGACGCGGTCGAGCTCCCGTATCTCTATCCCGACCTCTTCAAGGAGCACGAACTGCGGCCGCCCAAGGGTGTGCTGCTGTACGGCCCGCCCGGCTGCGGTAAGACGCTGATCGCCAAGGCCGTGGCCAACTCCCTTGCCAAGAAGGTCGCCGAGGTGACCGGCAAGCCCGCGGGGAAGAGCTTCTTCCTCAACATCAAGGGCCCCGAGCTCCTCAACAAGTACGTCGGCGAGACGGAGCGGCACATCCGGCTGGTCTTCCAGCGGGCTCGGGAGAAGGCCAGCGAGGGCACGCCCGTCATCGTCTTCTTCGACGAGATGGACTCCCTGTTCCGCACCCGTGGCTCCGGGGTCAGCTCGGACGTGGAGAACACCATCGTCCCCCAGCTGCTCTCCGAGATCGACGGTGTGGAGGGCCTGGAGAACGTGATCGTCATCGGTGCCTCCAACCGCGAGGACATGATCGACCCCGCGATCCTGCGCCCCGGCCGCCTCGATGTGAAGATCAAGATCGAGCGTCCGGACGCCGAGGCCGCCAAGGACATCTTCTCGAAGTACCTGACGGAGTCCCTGCCGATCCACGGCGACGACCTCTCCGAGCACGGCGGGTCGCCGAAGGCCGCGATCGGCGGGATGATCCAGTCGGTGGTCGAGCAGATGTACACCGAGTCCGAGGAGAACCGCTTCCTGGAGGTCACCTACGCCAATGGCGACAAGGAAGTCCTCTACTTCAAGGACTTCAACTCCGGCGCCATGATCCAGAACATTGTGGACCGCGCCAAGAAGATGGCGATCAAGGACTTCCTGGACCACAACCAGAAGGGCCTTCGCGTCTCCCATCTGCTCGCCGCCTGCGTGGACGAGTTCAAGGAGAACGAGGACCTGCCCAACACCACGAACCCGGACGACTGGGCCCGGATCTCCGGTAAGAAGGGCGAGCGGATCGTGTACATCCGCACCCTGGTCACCGGAAAGCAGGGCGCGGACACTGGACGCTCCATCGACACGGTGGCGAACACCGGTCAGTACCTGTAACACCGCGGTCCGGCTGCGGATGTCCTGGACGGGGCATCCGCAGCCGGATGCGCTTTTCGGACCGCATTCTTCGTATGAGTCCTACGAGCCCTACCGGAGCAATGACTGTAATGATCTCCGCAGCACCGCTTGGCCGTTCTAGGCTCTTCGGTACCGCAGTATCGCGGCACGGGGGATCGGGGGCCGCAGATGGACCGGGAGCGCAGCGGTACTTGAGCGCCGATCCCAGCCGGGGGCGGCGCCGGGCAAGGAGGGCCGCATGACCGTACGGCGCGTAATGGGAATCGAGACGGAGTACGGGATCTCCGTCCCGGGGCACCCGAACGCCAATGCCATGCTCACCTCATCCCAGGTCGTCAACGCCTACGCGGCGGCGATGCACCGGGCGCGCCGCGCCCGCTGGGACTTCGAGGAGGAGAACCCGCTGCGGGACGCCCGCGGATTCGACCTCGCACGCGAGTCCGCGGACGCCAGCCAGCTCACGGACGAGGACATCGGCCTGGCCAATGTGATCCTCACCAATGGCGCGCGGCTCTATGTGGACCATGCCCACCCCGAGTACTCCGCCCCCGAGGTCACCAACCCCCGGGACGCGGTGCTCTGGGACAAGGCCGGTGAGCGCATCATGGCCGAGGCCGCGCTGCGCGCCGCCGAGCTGCCCGGCGGCCAGCCCATCCACCTCTACAAGAACAACACCGACAACAAGGGCGCCTCCTACGGCACGCATGAGAACTACCTGATGAAGCGGGAGACCGCCTTCTCGGACATCGTGCGCCACCTGACGCCCTTCTTCGTCTCCCGCCAGGTCGTCACGGGCGCGGGCCGCGTCGGCGTCGGCCAGGACGGCCATGAGCACGGCTTCCAGATCAGCCAGCGGGCGGATTACTTCGAGGTCGAGGTCGGCCTGGAGACCACGCTCAAGCGCCCGATCATCAACACCCGCGACGAGCCGCACGCCGACGCCGAGAAGTACCGCCGGCTCCATGTGATCATCGGCGACGCCAACCTCTCCGAGCTGTCGACGTACCTCAAGCTCGGCACCACCGCCCTGGTGCTGTCGATGATCGAGGACGGCTTCA encodes the following:
- the arc gene encoding proteasome ATPase, yielding MAAHDDDINRGIRPGRGSDDPAGQVAYLEQEIAVLRRKLADSPRHTRILEERIVELQTNLAGVSAQNERLANTLREARDQIVALKEEVDRLAQPPAGFGAFLQANEDGTADIFTGGRKLRVNVSPSVELDDLRRGQEVMLNEALNVVEAMEFERAGDIVTLKEVLEDGERALVIGHTDEERVVRLAEPLLSTTIRPGDALLLEPRSGYVYEVVPKSEVEELVLEEVPDIDYNKIGGLGNQIELIRDAVELPYLYPDLFKEHELRPPKGVLLYGPPGCGKTLIAKAVANSLAKKVAEVTGKPAGKSFFLNIKGPELLNKYVGETERHIRLVFQRAREKASEGTPVIVFFDEMDSLFRTRGSGVSSDVENTIVPQLLSEIDGVEGLENVIVIGASNREDMIDPAILRPGRLDVKIKIERPDAEAAKDIFSKYLTESLPIHGDDLSEHGGSPKAAIGGMIQSVVEQMYTESEENRFLEVTYANGDKEVLYFKDFNSGAMIQNIVDRAKKMAIKDFLDHNQKGLRVSHLLAACVDEFKENEDLPNTTNPDDWARISGKKGERIVYIRTLVTGKQGADTGRSIDTVANTGQYL
- the dop gene encoding depupylase/deamidase Dop produces the protein MTVRRVMGIETEYGISVPGHPNANAMLTSSQVVNAYAAAMHRARRARWDFEEENPLRDARGFDLARESADASQLTDEDIGLANVILTNGARLYVDHAHPEYSAPEVTNPRDAVLWDKAGERIMAEAALRAAELPGGQPIHLYKNNTDNKGASYGTHENYLMKRETAFSDIVRHLTPFFVSRQVVTGAGRVGVGQDGHEHGFQISQRADYFEVEVGLETTLKRPIINTRDEPHADAEKYRRLHVIIGDANLSELSTYLKLGTTALVLSMIEDGFIAVDLAVDQPVRTLHQVSHDPTLRRLVTLRSGRTLTAVQLQMEYFELARKYVEDRYGADADEQTRDVLARWEDVLNRLERDPMSLSGELDWIAKRELLEGYRRRDALEWDAARLHLVDLQYADVRPDKGLYNRLVARGKMKRLLDDQDIARAQNKPPEDTRAYFRGRCLEQYADDVAAASWDSVIFDLPGRDSLQRVPTLEPLRGTRNHVKELLDRCRTAEDLVRVLSGG